The genomic stretch TTTCATCTCCAAGATCTTTTAAGACGATGCGGATGGTTCCCTTCCTCTTTCTCGGTTCAATTCCATGAGTGATGGCATTTTCCACAATGGGCTGCAGGATAAGCTTTGGAACACGGTCAGCTGCCAGGGATTCCTCTGACTCTACAGAATATTCCAGCCGTTCTTCCAGGCGGTTCTTTTGTATTTTCAGATAACACAGCACATATCCGATTTCCTTTTCAAGAGGTACAAAGGCATTTTCATCTTCGATGCTGTATCGCATAAGGCCTGCCAGTGAAAGGATGATGTCGCTGATATCATAATCTCCCCGGTCAATCAGCATCCAGTTGACAGAATCCAGGGTGTTATAGAGAAAATGAGGATTGATCTGTGCCTGGAGCGCCTGTACCTCCGCATTTTTCTGAGCGATCTTTTCCTGATAGACCTGCCTGATCAGGGTATTGATCTCTTCCAGCATGTAGTTAAAGGATTCTGTCAGTTCGCCGATTTCATCCTTTCTCTTATTGGGAACCCGAACGGCAAAATCTCCCTTCTGAACCTGTCCCATAGCCTTTGAAAGACGCTTGATGGGTCTCGCCATGGCATAAACCAGAAGAACGATGACTCCGGCAATGCCCAAGGTACTCACCACTGCCACCAGCCAAATAGCTTTTTTCAAATCTCCAGCCTGGGGAAACAGCCCTTCAAAGGGTATCGCCGAATAAGATCTCCAGCCAGTAATACCGTTATATTGTCCGCAGACATAATACCTCTTATTGTTCCATATCAGCTCAAAACGCCGAATCCCCCGCTCGAACCGGTCATTAATCTCTTCCTGCCACCCATTGTTTATCTTGGGATTACTGCAGATCACCTGTCCCTTCTGGTCTAAAATAAATAAATACTGATACTGAAACAGTCCCTGATTCCCTAAAAGCAGATTGCTGAACATGTCAGGATCCAGTTCAATGACCATAATTCCCAAACTCTTCTCTTCATTCCTGTCCTGTATGGCCCTGACCACGGTAACTGCCTGATGATCTTCCATTGGATCTGAAAAAAGCTTTGGCATAATACCCAGCCAGACAGTCTTATTGTTTCTGCCTCCTACGGCATCATCATAGCTTTTAAATGTTTTTACCGAAATATCTTTGGGAGCTACCCCATCGGTATCGACTGTAGTATACATTACCTGAGAAGCATTGATGATGGAAATATCCATCTGTTCCCCTACAGATTTAATGAGACTTCTGCAATAATCATCAAGGTAGGTACGGCTGACTCCCTTATCCCCATCGTCCCATCCAGGGGTACATGCATCACGCACAAGCTGGCTGGTCACCGCATTGTCAAGGATTTCCATGATATAGCGGACCTTGACATTGATATTGATATCAATGCGGTTAATAGTATCCGACATTTCCTGTTTCTTATTTTTTACAACAATGGCTTTGCTATGGGAAAAGGAAAGACTCCCTATAATAGCCCCTTCGATCATGGCTGTTATAATAAACACCAGAGTCAATTTCATTCGAAACGACAAATGCTTCATTTCCCCACCTCCGGACACTATTACCGTTTTTGTAACAGTTTTCTACAATTTATAGATAAATATTACATCC from Lacrimispora sphenoides JCM 1415 encodes the following:
- a CDS encoding cache domain-containing sensor histidine kinase, coding for MKHLSFRMKLTLVFIITAMIEGAIIGSLSFSHSKAIVVKNKKQEMSDTINRIDININVKVRYIMEILDNAVTSQLVRDACTPGWDDGDKGVSRTYLDDYCRSLIKSVGEQMDISIINASQVMYTTVDTDGVAPKDISVKTFKSYDDAVGGRNNKTVWLGIMPKLFSDPMEDHQAVTVVRAIQDRNEEKSLGIMVIELDPDMFSNLLLGNQGLFQYQYLFILDQKGQVICSNPKINNGWQEEINDRFERGIRRFELIWNNKRYYVCGQYNGITGWRSYSAIPFEGLFPQAGDLKKAIWLVAVVSTLGIAGVIVLLVYAMARPIKRLSKAMGQVQKGDFAVRVPNKRKDEIGELTESFNYMLEEINTLIRQVYQEKIAQKNAEVQALQAQINPHFLYNTLDSVNWMLIDRGDYDISDIILSLAGLMRYSIEDENAFVPLEKEIGYVLCYLKIQKNRLEERLEYSVESEESLAADRVPKLILQPIVENAITHGIEPRKRKGTIRIVLKDLGDEMLISVEDNGIGMTPEQLNHLREEVPDVEKEGHTGIGVRNVDRRIRLHYGEAYGISIESTYGEGTIVNLRIPKDHEIVTEGGGRKGESERHEADHRG